The Treponema sp. Marseille-Q3903 genomic interval GAGGGGCAAATCCGCACCCTTTTGGAGGATTGAGGAGGTCAACAGGGTGTCCTTCGATTGGAACAAGTTTTGAATAATCTTTTTCTTGAAACTTTGGAATAGATTTCAAAAGACCTTTTGTATACTCATGCTTTGGATTGTAAAAGATATCATCTGTTGCGCCATATTCAACAATCTCGCCTGCGTACATAACAGCAATCTGGTCACACATAGAAGCGACAACTCCAAGGTCATGTGTAATCATAATTATTCCCATTCCGAGTTTTTTCTTCAAATCCTGCATTAAGTCAAGAATCTGTGCCTGAATGGTGACATCGAGCGCCGTAGTCGGTTCGTCAGCTATTAAAAGTTTCGGTTCACAAGCCAAAGCCATAGCGATCATAACTCGTTGGCGCATACCACCTGAGAGAGCATGAGGATATTGCTTAAGCCGTTTTTCAGGTTCATTTATTCCTACAAGCTGCAAAAGTTCTATCGCGCGTGCACGAATTTCCGGTCCTTTTTTTTCTGTGTGAAGACGGACTGCTTCTTCAATTTGATTTCCAATTGTCCAAACAGGGTTTAATGACGTCATCGGGTCTTGGAATATAATGCTGACTTCTTGCCCGCGAATTTTGCGAAGCTCTCGCTCCGACAATTGGTCAATCCTGTGCCCGTTAAAAGTTACCGAACCTCCGGTGATTTTACCGTTATCTGCCGTAAGTCCCATGATAGAATAAGCTGTAACTGATTTACCGGAACCTGACTCGCCTACAATGCCAAGAACTTCTCCGTCTTTCATCTGAATCGTCACGTCATTTAAAGCCTTAACTTCGCCTGCCGGTGTAAAAAATGAAAGTCTTTCGTGCTTTATATCTACTAAGTATTCGTTTTCGCTCATCTTAAATTCCTTTTTGTCTATTGCTTAAGTTTAGGGTCGAATGCATCGCGCAATCCATCCCCAAGAAGGTTAAAACTGAGGATAATAACAAAAATAAGAGCTGCGGGAGCAAAGAGCTTTTCAGGGAATGTCTGGAACCCGTTCAAAGCTGCAGACGCAAGCGAACCGAGAGAAGGCATTGGAGCCTGAACGCCAAGCCCGAGAAACGAGAGAAACGATTCTGTAAAAATTGACGACGGAATCTGAAGCGTTGTTGTAACTATCAAAGTTCCAATACAGTTCTTAATAAGATGTTTTCCGATAATTCTCCTGCGCTTAGCACCAAGAGCAGTTGCAGCAGTCACATATTCATTCTGTTTCAAAATCATAATCTGCGAGCGGACTATACGAGCCATACCAACCCAGTACAAAAGCGCAAACACAATAAACATTGAAACCATATTAGGGCCGAGTTTCTGAATCCAACCAAACCCAGCGACAGTTCCAAGATTTTTCAAAGGGAATTTCAAAGTCTGCGCAAGAAGGATGATGATAAGTACATCAGGGACAGTGTATATTACATCGACGATACGCATCATTATCAAATCTACAATTCCGCCAAAATATCCTGAAATCGCTCCATAAAGGGAACCTATAATCAAGATAAGCAAAGAAGCGATGATGCCGACAAGCATTGAAACACGCCCTCCAACCATTACACGAATTGCATAATCGCGCCCGTTTTGGTCAGTCCCCAAAATATGAGGAAAAACTTTCTCCCCACTTGCGATACGCTGTTTTTCCGAAGCCGAATATTCCATTGACTTAAGGCGTTCAGAGCCTTTCATCTGCTGTTCGTATTTATAAGGATAAAAAACAGGAACAATAAAGCAAAAAAACATAATTATCAAAATGATAACTAACGAAATCATTGCGATAGGATTTTTTCGGAAACGTCGAATACCGTCTTGCCAAAAATTTACAGATTCACGCATCACGACAAGGGAATCTTTATCTTCCGCAGAAGCAGGTAAAAAATCATCAACATTAAGCTGAAGACTTAGAAAGTTTTTCTTTTTTTCATTCATTTCATTGTTTTCCATCTTTGAAGCACCTTATTTAAGTTTAATTCTCGGGTCAACAATTGCATAAAGGATATCAACGATAACGTTCATAAAAATTACAAATACTGCAAGGAATATTGTTGTTCCCATAATCATAGGGTAGTCACGAGAAGTGATTGCCCCTACAAATTCGGAACCGAGCCCCGGAATGTTAAAAATCTTTTCAATAATAAAACTTCCGGTCATCAACGATGCAAGAAGCGGTCCAAGATAAGTTATGACAGGCAGGATCGCATTACGCAAAGCATGTTTGAATATTGAACGGAATGTGTTTACACCTTTAGCACGTGCGGTGCGCATATAATCCTGTCCGATTACATCGAGCATAGAAGACCGCATAAGGCGGGCGATGTAAAAAGTCGGATAAAGAGAAAGAGCCACAACAGGCATGACGTACGCTTTTGGAGTATTCAGCCCCAAAGAAGGAAGCCATTTGAGTTTTGTTGTAAAAATGTACATAAGAAGTGTAGAAGAAAGGAAACTTGGAATTGCAATACCTGCTGTAGAAAGAACGACGAGAATGCGGTCTATAAGTTTACCGCGTCTGTAAGCAGCGATAGCTCCAAGTGGAATTCCTGCGAAGACTGCCAATATCATTGCCAGACCGCCAAGCCGTGCGGAAACCGGGAATTTTGTCGCAATAATCTGACTCACTGTTCGTCCACGTTTTTTAAGAGAGATCCCGAGATCTCCATGAACCAATCCATTCATATAAGTCAAATACTGCTGTCCGAGAGGCTTATCGAGTCCATATTTTGCTTCCATTGCAGCTTGTGCCTGTGGTGTGACGGCTTTTTCTGCAAGAAAAGGTCCACCGGGAACCATATTCATAATAAAAAATGTCAATGTTGCGACTACAAAAGCAGTAAATATAGCAGTGATCATGCGTTTTGTAAAATAACGTAGCATATAAGTAAAATCCTCGTTTTTGTTATAAAAATGGACGAACTATCAAGTACACCATGTTATTCAAAAATATAATAGTCATACTATCAGTTTTGTACATCAACTTATCATAATACGAAAAAACACACAAATAAGATAGTATGCTTTTGCAAAAAAAATGCATAAAAATAATTTTTTTTAATATTTTTTATGCATTTTTAATTATAATGCGTTTTCACAGGCATAAATAATCTTTTTTCTCTGCTTTTCAATCTTTTTTTAGCAAAAATAAATACTCTTTGACGTGAATTTCGCGTTCATTTAGATTTCGCGAGCCCCTAAATGCGTTGTAATCAGATTCAAGAACTTCAACCTTTCCACATTCAGAAAGGATTTCTATCATTTCTTGCTTAGGAATAAACCCTTCAGAATTAAAAGAGACAAGCACAAACTTTGCGCGCACATTTTTAACAAGATTAAAAAAGACTCCCGAAACCTTTTTCTTTTTATTGTAATCAGACCTGTTCCATTCGCACGGAATTCCTGATACGCGGCTGATTTTTTCAGCATCGGGGCATTTGTATTCTGCAAGGAGATTCAGCATAAAGTAATTTGAACCGTACGGGTGCTGATTGTAAGGAGGGTCAAAATATGCAATATCAAAAGTTTCCACATCTTCGTAAAGTTCATCGCTTAAAACTAGCTGATTTGCGTCGTTGCAAAAAACTTTGCTTTTACATTCGAAATCCGAAAAAACAGGAAACGGAAGCTTTATTTTGCCAAGAATTCTAGAAAGCGCATTGCAACCGTTTCCGCCAAACTGACCTGTTCCTGTGCTTGAGTTTTTGTAAAATCCTTTAAATATGCCGGCAGTGTTTGCGTGAATTGACGCTTCGGAAAGCAGAGGCGCGATAAAATAATCACGGAGAACCTCAGGCACTGTCTCATCAATTTTTTGCCGGGCGACGTCGAGGTACGCAGCATTGTACGATGTATAAAAACATCTGTCGGATTTCAGGATATTTTTTTCATCCGAAGGTGAATACAATTCAGAGATAAAACCTTTGCGCCCTTTTTTTATGTCCGAATCGATTTCTGCACACAGTTTTTCGTGAAGAAAATGCAAACGCTCAAGCGGAAGTTCAGATTTATTTGCGAGATAGCATCTGCTGATTATGCCGGCGTATTTTTCCAAATCGTTTACGGCAATAAATTCCGAATACTGCTTAAGAAAACGGCTTACAATTCCGCTGCCGGAAAAAATATCGAGACAACTAAGTTTTTCCTTTCTAAGCCGTTGTTGAACGATTTTTACCCCTTCTCCGATAAAACCAAGTAGAGCTCTTTTATTGCCGATATAAGTTATGAGCTGAGAACGGAGGAATTCATGGT includes:
- a CDS encoding ABC transporter ATP-binding protein, translated to MSENEYLVDIKHERLSFFTPAGEVKALNDVTIQMKDGEVLGIVGESGSGKSVTAYSIMGLTADNGKITGGSVTFNGHRIDQLSERELRKIRGQEVSIIFQDPMTSLNPVWTIGNQIEEAVRLHTEKKGPEIRARAIELLQLVGINEPEKRLKQYPHALSGGMRQRVMIAMALACEPKLLIADEPTTALDVTIQAQILDLMQDLKKKLGMGIIMITHDLGVVASMCDQIAVMYAGEIVEYGATDDIFYNPKHEYTKGLLKSIPKFQEKDYSKLVPIEGHPVDLLNPPKGCGFAPRCEKCMQICLTTKPVRSDYESLCGKDRVHYSRCWLEQKAEFESAQKNQKKENENE
- a CDS encoding ABC transporter permease codes for the protein MENNEMNEKKKNFLSLQLNVDDFLPASAEDKDSLVVMRESVNFWQDGIRRFRKNPIAMISLVIILIIMFFCFIVPVFYPYKYEQQMKGSERLKSMEYSASEKQRIASGEKVFPHILGTDQNGRDYAIRVMVGGRVSMLVGIIASLLILIIGSLYGAISGYFGGIVDLIMMRIVDVIYTVPDVLIIILLAQTLKFPLKNLGTVAGFGWIQKLGPNMVSMFIVFALLYWVGMARIVRSQIMILKQNEYVTAATALGAKRRRIIGKHLIKNCIGTLIVTTTLQIPSSIFTESFLSFLGLGVQAPMPSLGSLASAALNGFQTFPEKLFAPAALIFVIILSFNLLGDGLRDAFDPKLKQ
- a CDS encoding ABC transporter permease; this encodes MLRYFTKRMITAIFTAFVVATLTFFIMNMVPGGPFLAEKAVTPQAQAAMEAKYGLDKPLGQQYLTYMNGLVHGDLGISLKKRGRTVSQIIATKFPVSARLGGLAMILAVFAGIPLGAIAAYRRGKLIDRILVVLSTAGIAIPSFLSSTLLMYIFTTKLKWLPSLGLNTPKAYVMPVVALSLYPTFYIARLMRSSMLDVIGQDYMRTARAKGVNTFRSIFKHALRNAILPVITYLGPLLASLMTGSFIIEKIFNIPGLGSEFVGAITSRDYPMIMGTTIFLAVFVIFMNVIVDILYAIVDPRIKLK
- a CDS encoding DNA adenine methylase, with amino-acid sequence MYVNNETENFSGENHEFLRSQLITYIGNKRALLGFIGEGVKIVQQRLRKEKLSCLDIFSGSGIVSRFLKQYSEFIAVNDLEKYAGIISRCYLANKSELPLERLHFLHEKLCAEIDSDIKKGRKGFISELYSPSDEKNILKSDRCFYTSYNAAYLDVARQKIDETVPEVLRDYFIAPLLSEASIHANTAGIFKGFYKNSSTGTGQFGGNGCNALSRILGKIKLPFPVFSDFECKSKVFCNDANQLVLSDELYEDVETFDIAYFDPPYNQHPYGSNYFMLNLLAEYKCPDAEKISRVSGIPCEWNRSDYNKKKKVSGVFFNLVKNVRAKFVLVSFNSEGFIPKQEMIEILSECGKVEVLESDYNAFRGSRNLNEREIHVKEYLFLLKKD